CTACATTTCTAACTGTTTCCTGCATATGCCTCTTCGTCAGCCGGTAGAGTAACGAATTTGCTGTGTTATGCAGGAGCCAAATACTCTgccttagcagcagcagcttccgAGGCCACTCAGCTCAAGAGGAGTTGCTTAAGGTCTTTAATAGCCATTGTCCTTGactttttatctgcttttgaTGATGATGAATTTTATTAATTAGGATGATAGTAGATCATATTCATTGGACAAGTTGGTTGTTTGTAAAATTAAAGACTAGCCCTGATCTTGCAAACATGTAATTATAGGACTAACTTTATGCCTGTAAGTAGCTCCATTGAACTCATTTAAGTGTTTGCAAGTAGCTTATTACCATGTACTCAGCGTCCCGTACACTAAattccctctcctgctgtttTACTACGTAGaggaaaagtgtatttttgtgcatgtgtttaGAACAGTAAATTTGTTTTCTCATATTTGGCAATAATATGTCATCTGGTCATTTCCAACTGCAGCTGACAAAGAAGACATACTATATTGGAACAGAATTTTTAATAGCTAGAAATTGTGTTGGGCATCATTGAAGGAAAGTACGTCTTACATCAGTGACACATAAGTGCCCTGTGTATCTATTTGTTGTTAGAAATGActgtttataaaattaaatttccctTCCAATCCTTGaaaagaaagtacagaaaaatggaaagccaacaaataaaatgagttaaaaagaaaattttttcatattttttaaaataaattttaatagaattaataaaaatgaaattagtattactttattttcaaattatatttcattttactcAAGCCCTATTTTTAAGCCttcttacatttaatttttaatgtgttttgtaTGAAGTAATAACTTAAAAAGTCTCTTACACATTTTGATGACTATCACAACTGCAGTTTTTATATGGTTTATGCTTTCATATAAAACCTGTAAATTTGTTGTGATTTTTAGAACAGAATACTAACTTGTTACATTTGCTGCTATTGAGAGCTTGACTTTTCTGCTCCTGCCATAGCATTTTGCTGGGGTTATACGGAACTAATGCAGTGGGGCCACTTGGTGTTCTGGCTGCTATTCCACCGagtttcacattttaataaCTCAGACTTGCCCTATAAAAGCTAAAATAtcaaagttttttaaaatataaatatgcaaaCTCCTTAGCAGTGATTCCTTCTTACCTTAGGAATACCCCAGCCCTACAATAAAAATAGTCTGCTGATATGACTATAGATAAAAGATAACTTGAAAAATGCTTCTAAGACCAGTAAATCAGAAAAATTTCATTCctggagattaaaaaaaccccatcatttGGATAAATGGCAACTGGGTAATGACTACATGGAAGTGATGGGGAAACAGAGCTGCTATTACAATATATGTTAATGTGattgttttcctgaaagaaaaagcaagggatTTTGCTAACTGGCCATGTATAATTGCCTATTTTAAGATTCTATCACTGAGTGTACATCTGGCTTGGATATGTTGTTGTGAAATGACATCCAAAAGACACTGGTAGCCCAAACTTTCCATGAAATCACATCATCATGTGCCTGTTTTAGAAGAATTTGTTTCCAGTGTTTATGAATGTCCATTTCTACTGCAGATGTGTTCTGTGCCTGGGCACCAAAAGAAGAGGTGGTGTCTGCACTCCTGAACTGATCTCGGTCTCATTCTGCCCCCAAAGCCTACACAGAGTCAGTTCATCCACATGAATGAACTGTTCAGCGTACAGTTTATTTGACATGCtatagctgtaaaaaaaaaaaaaaaaagagagaagtgcattttaaagattaattttgaCAGCTTGTTGCTTAATAGAACTGTTTCATTTGTGTCTTTAGGATGTTGACCTGAAAGCATGTAAGGAAGCTTTGGATGACTGCTGTCCACACCAAGGAGATGATCAGCTGGAactgcaagaggaggaggaagacataAATCAagtaaatgatgaaaaaaatggaagaagggaaaacagtGAAGAGGAAGTGAGGGAGCACATAGGTCTTATCACCAAGATAAAGAGTAGTGAAAGAAATGGAGTGAATGATTTTGAAAGGAATATTTGATTACCTCTTTGCATTTGGAGTGTCCTTTGCAAGGGCAGGAAAGGGGCAGTGACTTCAGATGATACTTTGTGAATGATGCCCTTGTACACCTTCTCGAAAATTGTCCCCCCCAGTATAGTTTATGTAGCTGAAATGTTCTAAAGTTTACAGAAATCAGTTGCAActaacatttttcagtttggttttattttctccatcatGAAGGTGTTGTGTTTGTGGACGAGGATTGGTTTTGGCCTACAAACACGTGAGACATGGATGCTAAATTATATTGCTTTCACCATTTACGTAAAGCTTGATGCTCAGATGTGGAATTACATTTGAGAAACTGGATTGTTCAGATCTTAACATGTGCATCGTAActagaaggcagaaaaataatcttaatgACGTTAAACTGAAATGGGTgcactttgggttttgttctccGAGAGGTACAATGAAAAGAGACCTTCTTCTTAAGACCTTATGAGAGCTGAGAACATCGGATCCAGTTTTCTTGCCGGCTTCTCTGTTTGCCACTGCCCTGGCAGCTAGACTTCgaaaaaatacttgatttttcCACAATGGTGGGTAGGTGCAGCCTCAGAGAGGAGGAAAGCCCAGTTCTGCTGttgtggggcagagcaggaTGCTCTTGCCATGGAGTTATTCTGCTCATTCTAGCAATGTGACATCTCCCATCGGGATGAAAACTTGATGGCAGGGTCAGCAGCAGTGTTTCACAAAGCGTTGCGCAGagctgtgctctgcttcctcttGGACTTGGATTTTTACCTCCTTTTATGTAAAATAACGGTGCtttacaaaatgtttctgtttcttctgtcaCAGAGCAACTGCAACCATGTAGATTCCCTTCTCTCCTTAGAGGGCTGCTTACAGCTTCTGACATCGCAGATGGAAAACATGCTAGAGGTAAATGGGAAAATACATGTATTGCTAATAGGTTGGGATACGGTCAGTGGTTATTGGATAATGACTTACCCTGTTTTGTCTAATTTAAAAAAGCCACAGTGAATATATCAGCAAATCAATGCAGTAAAACTTACCTGAAGACGTTAAAGACACTAGTATCCCCCTTTTACAGCAGCTCTCATTGGCTCTACTCAAAAAATTTTCCCCAATAATTTATCTGGGATTTGAAAACTGCGAAGTCCTGTCTTCTCTGTCACCTGATGTTCAAAGTTGGATGGAGCCACTGGACAACTCAATTCAACTAGTAATTCCCTTTCTGAAACTTAATGCCAATTCGTATTTATACAGCAGCTCTTGGTGTGTTTCTCTAGAGCAACACTGAGTTATTAAGCACTAGCAGCTCTTAAGCATTTGCAGCCAAAGATTAGAGTTGCCATAAATATTGTGTCAAGTGCTTACAAGGATACTACCCTCAAGAAGAATAGACCGCTCTTTGCTACAAATCAGGTCAGTCAGCATTAGCAGCAAAaccattttatcttctttttttatcttctggGCTTCTGATACTATTGTTTACTTTCTGGGTGCCCATCTTCACAAAAAAACAGTTCTTATCTTAATTGGAGTCTTCCTCCTCTCCTACACCTCATAGCTGCAATCATTAACCACGAAGCTACTCCCTGCATTCCTTTTTTGCAGTACTCCAAGGGCATCTTACATATGTTTCCCATTGTAGGAGCCTTACAGGGTCATTAGTGTTTTCCATATATTTCATGTTTATCCATGGAACACCTAGTTTTGGGAATCTCTAGGTTGGATAGTGCCTCCCAGCCCATAAATTAGCCCCCTCTCTGTTCAGCTTTGGTAACGGATCCCATGCTAACAAGGTTCAGAAGTTCATCAGTTtggttttctctgttcttttcataATTTGAAAGGAATTTGGCGGTAGCCTTTGTGTAGCTATAACAATACATGgttgcatattttatttaagattATTAATGCACTGCCATCTTGTGACAATCTAGCTGTTGAAAATGGATTGCTTGTTTTTTCCAAGTACCAAGTCTTTACAGTGTGGGGGATTTGTTAATAGTTAACTTGTCAAGGACTTAATTGAAAATTCCAGCTCTATCTCAGACTACAGGTGGTCTAGTACAAGCTAACTCCCTAGGAGAAATAAGGTGAGACTTTCTTCTGTTACCTGAGCTCCCAAGTAAGCATAGTAGAGAACTGAAGATGTTCTGGTCTTCATGGTACATCATTCCTTCCCTGTGCAAAGTGCTTTTTACATTGTGTGTTCAGTGAACGGCAGTCAGAAAAGTCCTTTCCTGCACCACAGTAGGGATGCTCAGCTATGGAGGAATTGTATCATACACTTCCTACTTGATGTATTTACATTCTCAGTTTTTTGGTATCCGTGTATTTTATGACTGCTTGTCAGCAAGTGCCCCGACATAATCTTGCGCAGTGGCTTTGTACTTCTAGGACCCAGCAACTATAACCCAGGCCCACAAAAGGTGGGCCTTAATGCTACGGCAGCACTTGCTTATTGTCTGGACTTCAGGGCTGAGGGAGCAGCTTTacttttgtaaagaaaaactGAGTAGTAATTTAAAGTCAAAAGACATCCGTAGAAGGTGTGATCTGGGGAGCGATATTTCCTCCAAACTGATTAGTAAAGGATTCAAGTTGAAATCTGAACACAACAGACCTCAGTTAAGAAGGAGCTAAGCCAAATGTGGCAGCTCACAGCACCAAAAGCTTTAcaaactgtgaaagaaaagcagtaagaatATGCCCGCACAACCTTAACCTCCTCCCCTCTTTTCTTACACCACTGTTCTCAGTGGTTAAGTCCTGCTAGTGAGCTATTTATCTTTTTTACAAGGTTAATTTTCTAACAGTTTAGCCCCTTGAGCCAGCTCACCCTGAAATCAGATGATCATCAAAACCTCTACCAGGGAAGAGGCAGTCCTAGAAGGACCTTTACTTAGACCAGAGCAGATGAACACATAGGCTGTAGTTTGATGTACACTTAGCAACAGTCCCATTTCCACCTTTTAACGCTCATCAGTGGCACACTGTCCTTTGCAAGTACTCCTCCTCCCATCCCTTCAGTCACTTTTCTTCTGCGCCCTACCGGCTTCCTCTTGCTGTATGACAATGCAGGTTATGCTGTGTACAAGTGGGAAACAGTATTCAGGGTAGCTAGAAGAAGAGTTTAACATataaaatttttactttaataGATTCAAATAGTggaatattataaaataaattgatcAAGACTGTGTAGGTGAGGAATGTAGAGGCATTCATTTTATAAAAGATCccatttttcccccccaatCATTTTTAGGTGAGTTTACTGGAAGATATACAAGTTGCTACTTCTAGTAGAGGCCAAGACCCATCATCTTCACACCACAATGTAAGTTTGACCCAGACATTTTGCCACTGTCTCAGTCCTCATGATGCCATGCTACTAAGAACAGACTACCCCACTCAATCAAATTCAGAACCAAGATGTTTACAAAGGGAAGAGTCTTTTCCTCAGTCAAGCTCTAATATCACAAATCCAGAATCACTACTTCATGGGTCAAATTTGACAGGGCTGTGTTCAGCTGCTGACATTAGAAACCTAACAGCCCATGATGACAATTTTGATGAAAGTAAACTCATGTCTTTCACTTTGGAGGAAGGCTTTGATCCTATAGAAGTTTCTCAGCTCTTTGAAGAACCTGGCTCAGATTCGGGACTGTCCTTGAACTCAAGTCACACCACCACCTCTTACTCAGTCTGCAGTGAAGATGCTGTTGGGTACAGTACCGATGTTAAACCTGTTTCTTTGCACGGCTTAGGAGCTGTTGGTGGCTATAGCCAAGAACACGGTAAATATAGACACGTGGAATATCCAGGTGATTCAGAGTGTTTTAGAGAAGCCACACTTCAGCAGTTTCTTCATAACCACACTTATAATCAGCTGCCAAGTCAAGCAGCATCCATTCCAGAGCATCAGCACCAGATGTGGATGGGGAAACCAAATGAAGTAAAGGATAGGTGCCATAATTCTACTGATACAAACCTTAGCAGCAATGAACATGGTGCAAAAGCTCTGAGAATACCATTTTCAGTAGATGAAATTGCAAGCATGCCCGTCGACTCTTTCAACACCATGCTAGCCAAGAACCATCTGACAGATACTCAGGTATCACTTCTACGTGACATCAGacgaagaggaaaaaacaaagtcGCTGCCCAAAATTGTCGTAAACGTAAAATGAATGCAATTCTTAACTTGGAAGATGATGTATGCAATCTTCAAACACAAAAGGAGAGCCTTAAAAAGGAGCATTCTCAGTGTAGCAGATCAATCAGCCGGATGAAGCAGAAGTTAAATAACTTATACCATGACATTTTCAGTAGACTGAGGGATGACCAGGGTAGACCTGTTAACCCATGCCACTATGTCATGCACTGCAGTAGCGATGGCAGTGTTTTCATAATACCCAAACACTTGGACaaatcagaacagaaacaagataacaaaaaagagcagaaacaaaaataagatgGCTGAAGATCacttaggttttatttttcctgaaagaatgGTAAGGATATTTGTGCGAAGGCTGGAGGTCAGCGATTACAGTAgtacaaacagaaaagactACATTTGAGGAGAAAGACTGCATGTTCAAGGGTCTGGCAAACCCAGCTAACTCTGATCTGTTAGAATGTCCACAGCTGAGGCTTCTGGATGAGGAAATCTGTTTAAATTAGAATTAAAGGAGCTAAGCCATTAGTGTAAGTGTAGTTACATAGACCTATGTAAAACTAGGAATTTAGTTTCTGGTGATGGGGGAAGGGGGCAAAAAGCAAGCTTTAAAGTtacacatggaagaaaaatgtgttttagtCTTGAGTACCTGATTCTTCATACACAGTGAccttattttattcttttttagcactgaaagaaaaactgtagCTCAAGTTCATCTTCACTTTAAATTTACTGTGCTTTGTCTTTGTTCAGaactgttctgcttttcctAGTTTTCCTTTGAGGAGAAAGGCCGAGGAGGCTATTGCATTTTTCCTCACTACTTTCACCATCATAGCTCCAAGCAAACTTAATGTACCAATTTAATTTTACAACTCATATGGTCAATCTGCAAATagattctgaaaaataattagtatCTGATTCAATATTGTCTTACCTTCATCCTCTGCAACTGAATCATTCTCAACTTTCTTCCATGAAAATAATGGTGAATTCCTGTTCTGTTTCATAGCCTGTAATACATTTACTTGTGtaccttcccttttccccctaTTTCTATACATTCCTCAAGGAGAAAGTactaaagtttttctttttagctttttaaaactggtattttttaaGTATCTTCAGTGttacagatttaatttttttttcatattttccccaaatctttaaagtaaattaaattgaaCAAATTACTATTTATCTGTACATGTGATAATGAGGTTACACTCTGACAGTGGCTTTGAATGAAAAGAattgtttttggttttgatatttatttatttgtgctatgaaaaagatgacattttattCACTCACATACTTATTCACAACAGCTTATCCTTTTCTATTTTACAACCTGAAAAGGGTCTGCAAAAGAGATGGCCTAGAAGGCGTGTAATGAATAATAAGGAAGGAATATTAAGAGGCATAATAGTTTGTAAGatattaaaatagtaattattttaacaacTAGATAGcaacaaatactttttatttataaaaaaaccccataaaactggtattaaaaaaaaatctcattggTCACGGCATGATGACAATGTAGCAACTTTATGGTCagatatgttaaaaaaaaagtacttccaCCAAACACATAAAAACTACACATACGTGCAATACAAGTTTAAATGCCAAATTAtaccttttaaagaaacaaactaTGCCATTAGCATGTAAATCATGTTGTTCGTTTGCCACTTGTGTTTACAGTAACTGGTAGCATCAGTGGTATTTTCTAAAAAGGGAGCACTGCCTCAGAGTGCAAAATGCACTGAATTATCGATAATGAAATCAGCCAGTTCAAACAATTTGCTCTGCCTTTTAtattaaaagatttctttaaataaatgtgtgcATCTGTTCTGTTGTTTATCAGTTTCGCCACAGCCTCAAACTGGTAAGGTAGCTTCCTAGCAGAAACTTTCATTAGTGAGGCCCTGAAATTTCTTGCTGTTGGTTAAGCATCAGTGTGAAGCGTGTCTATCCCAGCTGGTATTCACAAGGAATTTCTTTAATCACTATTTCATTAACTTCAACCAAAACATGCAACAGGTAAGAGATATATATGATGAATTGTGAACTTTCTAGttctggggaaagaaaatagtacATTTGAGTCAGCATGACTGTcatcttttaattaaatgatgTAATAAGCATTTTAAAGTCTATGCATATAATATAGCCTTTGCAGGATCAGGTCTCTAAGTCTACTTCATGGCCCATGTGCACAAATTCTGATAGCTATTAGATTAGGCCCACCCATAACTGATAAAACCAGAAACCCAAGTATTTCTGTTTTAGGGCCACACAACCCAAATTCCTACAGTCCTACAaggaaaggggcggggggggaggaaagaaaatggctaAATCTTCTGATGCGCACTGCAGTAGAGCGAGCTCTGCACTCTTGTAAAGCCAGCTACTAATGAAGTAAAGCATACACCCACCTGCACCCCAACAGGGTAACAGTTACATGGTTAAATTTTGGCACATGTTGAAAATAAGGAAGCAATGTTGAAACTCTTTCTGAGAACAATCCTAATAGAAAGCAGCATACTCCCAGGTGATCCATATAGAGTGAAGATCAGCCCCAACCCCATTCCATTACCTGTAAGTTTGCAGATTGGAAAGTATCATGAAGTGCCCTCTGCTAATGCCAGTCTCGTTCAacaactgtatttctttaagAAGTTTGTGTATGCATCCCAATTTCCGAGAACTCAACTAGCGACTATACCCCTACAAAACCTCTCAGGTGAATTACTAGTTTTGGGTGGACTGTAACAGTGCTGATGACACAGATGCTGAGTGTTCGATCTGGAGGCACTACATAATTTTCTCAAACCTTCAGCTGCCTACccacagaaaagacaaaaccGTAGGCAGAATTCGGAACAACGtcctgttttttttcaattttagtaGACTGCTACTGTTTCACTTAAGAACTGTTGACACTTTTTGAAGTATCTTCCCTTTCTGTGACTAGCctatgtttaaagaaaaacaaaaccaagcaaacacaCCCAACCAGCATTGTTTAGTCTTGGCTTACATTTCACAtacttaaatttttatttctcaaagtTAGGCTAGACAGATAAGGCAATAGCAGGTTTTATAGCAACTTTCCCTCCCAAAACAAAGGGTTCCTGAAGCTACTTTTAATATGCTTCATACAATGGCCTTAGACTGTATTTTCAACCTATGCACTAAAAGGAGACACTGCACAGGAGTTGAGGAGCTATTCAGGAAAACAGCGTTGTTACTTAACTGAAATGGTTGTAAAATGTGGGAAACCCCCAACTGAAGTCTATCTTGTGTTCTTATTGATAGTGTGTAACtttcaagaaagcaaaatcCTAATGTGGGAAACCCCTGACCAAAGTCTATCCTGTGTAACtttcaagaaagcaaaatcCTAATGTGGGAAACCCCTGACCAAAGTCTATCCTGTGTAACTTTCAAGAAACCAAAATCCTAAGTGTATAAACCAGGAACCACACTGTGTAAAAAGACATGATGTGCTATCAAACGTAGTCTGGTGCCAAGTATCTAGTGAAAAAGCTATCAGGGCTGCATTCTACCTTACCGAATACTAACATGGAGAAAAGCACCTCCCTGAAGTAGGaacaatgaaaacttttttttaagacttgttATACTGCTAGAaaattgcaaaactgaaaatcGTAGATTTAGCTGTTgatacagcaacaaaaaatgcaaataccaaCATGGGAGTTCTCATTAAAATATTGTTCCCATGGTAAAGCTATTAAGTATTCCATAATATTTGAGCGgtaaactgctttttttgttacattaatgaaaaataagaggtTCCCTGCAAGAGGTTAGAAAAGGTCAGATTGAGGAAGTATAGAGAAAGACACCAGGCGGCGGGGAAAAAACAACGCATAGAGATTACCTTCCCCATTACTGCTGGTAGCAACATGCATAGGCACTCCGGAACAGCGTTAGCCGCTAGCTGCTCTCAGATCCATACCTCTTCCAGAGAAGCATCCATTAGAAATGAACCCAAGCTTAGTACTTTATTAGAATGCAATACCCTAAGCATCATTTACGAAATGCAAGGCTGAACACTCAGGTACAGACATACCACAAATAAGCCCCCACAGAAGAGACACAGCATACTGCTGTAACACTATACACACTGAATGACCAACAGTACtgcactgaaatgcagctttaGCTTCACATTTTGGCTTTATTCAATAGACTTGGTTTCTTACAGAAGCTAAATTTTACAAGCTAAGACTGTTCCTGCTCAAGAGCTTACAATCTAGTTTTCGATGGGGTAAACCAGAGTAAAGAACTTCAAAGaggaaacaagacaaaacaactTCATCAAGATCAGTTTGTCAGTTTTAACAGGTCAGTATTTGTCCCAAAATACACACAGTACATTTGTATCTAAGTATGGTTCCAATGAGAATCTTGAggacagagcaggcagaggccTATAAATGAGGCAAGAGGACGCTTGGCACCAGGTTCTAGTGAAAaactatttattaaataaaccAAATAGAGATGACACATGTAACCATGTGAAGTCTTATTACCGTGGCATACCTCGTAAAAGCATTGCGACTTGATACCTGCAACTAGAACTTCGTTAAATGCATCAGCCATTGATTTTCATACAAGAATGCCTAAAAACCgaccaaaaaaaagcagaccAACTAAGAGGAAGCaaaggggtgtggggggaaaaataacatGTTGGTGAGAGCTTTGGAGGAAGAGTGATTTTCTAGGACTTGCCTACAAAGTTACCTTGTTCATACAATGAAGCAGCATGGGAGGTCACAGAAGCCAGTTTGTAAACTACGTGGTCCCCAAACACTGTTGGCCTAGTACATTCACAGCGATCTGTCATGCAAGTCACAGCCATTTGAAGTTAAACACCATTTGCTGTTGATAAATAAACCAGTTCCAGCTTACATTAACTGGAATAACTTCTGCTGCAATGCAAATCAACACTAGCTGCAAAGCAAGAGCACAACTGTTAAAAGGGACAGTACGACTTCCGGCAAAATGCATCAATGTTACCCAGGAACACCCATGTTACACTCCTCTGCATTCCTACCAGTATCACtgtataaatgaaaagaaaaactggcaTCTCCCGTAGGAGGGTGGTGGAAAGTATCAGCACTAGTACAGGACTCCACTTGCATCATGCagtctgctttgaaaattaattgaaacaCTGAAGCTATAGGGAATGTACCATTTCCGTATGTTCTCAGCAAATCATCCTCTTTCACAAATCTGGTCAAGTTGCCAAAACAAACTCAGCTGACAGCTCCTTCAAAATTCAGATCTatgtttttgggggtttttcctccccaaatgTAGTATGACTTCATCCCCAAGAGAGTATGTACATTCATCATAAAACTAGAAAACCAGAGTCTTCTTCCCCACACATGACAAAGTTCAATTCCTGCTCATTTTACAGTATTAAGACCAAGTTCCCACAGTTTCCTAAACACTTTTCAGCACCCAAAGTACAAGTAATAGAAGTGAGTAAAATTCAactttcattgtaaataatACAGAGAACACAAAAGTCAGAGTGGCCAGAACCCTAGTATTGACCTCTATTCACCACCGCTTTATGAATGCAAGTCATACACTGCAGATTTttgaggttggtttttttttttttcctccagtacGACCAGTTACCAGAGTTGTGTTGTCTTTCACATTCTTCCCTCAGTTGCTGTAGAAAGTGTTTGCTGGGGGCAAGCTGGGCCTAATACTGACAACCTGATCCTCAGTTCTTAGTACACAGAAACATACTGACCAGC
This sequence is a window from Pelecanus crispus isolate bPelCri1 chromosome 2, bPelCri1.pri, whole genome shotgun sequence. Protein-coding genes within it:
- the CBX3 gene encoding chromobox protein homolog 3 isoform X1; this translates as MNVHFYCRCVLCLGTKRRGGVCTPELISVSFCPQSLHRDVDLKACKEALDDCCPHQGDDQLELQEEEEDINQSNCNHVDSLLSLEGCLQLLTSQMENMLEVSLLEDIQVATSSRGQDPSSSHHNVSLTQTFCHCLSPHDAMLLRTDYPTQSNSEPRCLQREESFPQSSSNITNPESLLHGSNLTGLCSAADIRNLTAHDDNFDESKLMSFTLEEGFDPIEVSQLFEEPGSDSGLSLNSSHTTTSYSVCSEDAVGYSTDVKPVSLHGLGAVGGYSQEHGKYRHVEYPGDSECFREATLQQFLHNHTYNQLPSQAASIPEHQHQMWMGKPNEVKDRCHNSTDTNLSSNEHGAKALRIPFSVDEIASMPVDSFNTMLAKNHLTDTQVSLLRDIRRRGKNKVAAQNCRKRKMNAILNLEDDVCNLQTQKESLKKEHSQCSRSISRMKQKLNNLYHDIFSRLRDDQGRPVNPCHYVMHCSSDGSVFIIPKHLDKSEQKQDNKKEQKQK
- the CBX3 gene encoding chromobox protein homolog 3 isoform X2, which produces MAEDVDLKACKEALDDCCPHQGDDQLELQEEEEDINQSNCNHVDSLLSLEGCLQLLTSQMENMLEVSLLEDIQVATSSRGQDPSSSHHNVSLTQTFCHCLSPHDAMLLRTDYPTQSNSEPRCLQREESFPQSSSNITNPESLLHGSNLTGLCSAADIRNLTAHDDNFDESKLMSFTLEEGFDPIEVSQLFEEPGSDSGLSLNSSHTTTSYSVCSEDAVGYSTDVKPVSLHGLGAVGGYSQEHGKYRHVEYPGDSECFREATLQQFLHNHTYNQLPSQAASIPEHQHQMWMGKPNEVKDRCHNSTDTNLSSNEHGAKALRIPFSVDEIASMPVDSFNTMLAKNHLTDTQVSLLRDIRRRGKNKVAAQNCRKRKMNAILNLEDDVCNLQTQKESLKKEHSQCSRSISRMKQKLNNLYHDIFSRLRDDQGRPVNPCHYVMHCSSDGSVFIIPKHLDKSEQKQDNKKEQKQK